CTTATTATTTTCGTCGCTGGATCTTTCCTTTTTCCAACGGGATATCATGTCCCTCACAAACTGTCGAGTGCCGGGCATGCAAGCGACTATCATGCCTACGTTGGCTTCTAACATGGTCCAGATCATAGTATCGACGGTGTCGGCTATGCTGCCAATCAACAACTGTATCGTTTGTCACACAGATGTTAAGTTCAACATACCTGTAACATTCACTGTTTTTGCAAATTTTGTGACGTTTGGGACACGTACTGTGCTGACAACTGTGAGGCTGTTGGGGTTCGTTAACTTCGTACTGAGTATGCATCAGAGATACTTCAGAGACTTACAAGGCGCCCACACCGAACATGGAGATAATACCGAGtttcttcttgggcttgatTCCTATCTTCCACAGTTGTGTCATGGGTAGGATGATCATCCATACATCTAACGCGACGTTCAGTCCGCCGTGACTCATTCCAATTGCGTTCGAGTTCAAAAGCACGCCACCGGGATCCTTCTCTTTCCATCCTTCCCAGAATGTCCTCATGGGTACTCTCTGTAGCATAAATATCACAAGATATACAAGAGACATGAGTAGAATGAAGGCCACGGTTCCGTGAACCATACCCCGGAATTTTTGGTCGGGGAATACTCGTAGAAAGAACGCTAGAATTGAGAGCTTGGTGAAAGTCAACGATATGGCGTACATGTACTCGGCGGCTAGAACGAACTAGTAGAACCATTTTTATTATGGCCATTATTAGAAGGAGGGATATCCGTACCTTGTAGCATGATATAATATCCTCATCGTCAACGTGCCATATATTTAAACCTACTCCCTTCCACGATACTGCCATGACAAGGGCAGTTAGCTTCATGCCCTGTAGGGGATCTTGGTGTGACGTACTCaagtaataaatagtttCGAATGCCATGAGAAACAGCTGCAGATTGTTAACCACTAGACTCAGGATGTGAACCACAAATGACATACAAATGCGGCGATAATTAAACTGTCGTCGTGTCCGTACGGTACAAATCCAATAATCTTGGATACAACTCTCATGCCGAAAAAGGCTATCGCTAAGGCCATCATCACAGCACCTATGATACTCGTTTCCCTTCGCCGGTCAAGGACGGGTAAACCGCAATCCTGCTCCATCATTAAATGATATCCTGGAGGGTTTTAGTGTTTGATCTCCGGTTGCACCAATGGGGTTCATCCTACTCAAATTATCTCCAACCTCGCAATCTCGCTTCACACATGATTCCAATTTGTCGAGATATCTTTTGTGGTGGCATAATGCGGTACTGTTTTGTCGATACCGTACGTCGTTGTTCAGTACTTGATCAAAACATGATGACTGTCCAACGTAAGCAATTGTCTGGTGAGTCAAGATCACAGGCGTAAACTGACAACACACTGCGAATTGAAGTTACCGAGGTGTCCAGCGGGAGAGACTGATTGTGTAGCCTCGGCAAATCGCGGGAGAAGTACCAGACATAGTACCAAAGTACAGCGTCGGCGAGCCAGAATCATTGCGGAACTGGCGGTAATTCCGCCGTGACACCAACCAACAGTCATTCGACTCAACGAGGAATTCCAAAGCGCCGATAAAATGGGCGCCCTCGTTATGTATTGTTGTTTTCATAGCTTCGAGACATTATCCCAGTGTCTCCCCCTGCAGCGTATGGGTGGCGTTTTTGTATGTATTCTATTCGACGGTATCCGAAACGCCCTGCTTCCGGATTTATGTCATGCGGATCTGTGACACTAGCATTGGTTCTTTGGTGCTATGGTGGGTCAAGGCACGAAGAGTTTGATTTGGACTCATCTGGAATTCGTCGTCCATTCCAGCAGTGAAAAGTCATTTCCAGCAGTATTCCCGTTAGACAACGTAGCTCACGATCTGGGAATAGCTGTGCTATGAGTTATGTAAAGCTAACCAGATACGGTCATCTTTTGAGCCTACCTGGACGAGATCTGCCTAGTCTGCATCTATGCCTGCCGCCGGGGACGCGTGACGTGTCTCAGTTGTTACCGGTTAATGACAGTCAGTATCAATTATGCCACCATCGAACCTGGCTATCCTCATTTCGAATAGAAACTTGGTAAGGTAAGGTGGATGGAACGGTACTCAGCCTCCCAGGTTATGATTACTGGGTAGAATATGGGTTAAAATCTGATAGATCAAGAGAGACTTTCCAGAACGCAGCTTCAGCCTGAATGTTTATATATCCCATGACTCCAGCTTGCAAGTCAGCTACGGAAGAGGATAATCGATTCGAGAACAGTAGTGAAGATTGTTTATGACTATATATTTCCCAATGAGATTCAAGATGCACGAATTGAAGAAAATCTTTTGTATCTGGTTAGTTTCACAGATACTCCATTGGCATGAGGATTAATACCACACGGCATTGTAAGAGCAGGACAAACATGGTAACGTTCTCTATTGACCCATGATCCAGGTAcaaataccttattaatctGCTTCATGACTCAACCATCTCCACTCCAAGAAAATACCATCGCCACAAGGTTACTACCCATGTAAACTCAATCATTCATAGGTGCCGGAAATAGGTACTGTTAGACATTCTAGTCCGATGTCTGTGGGAGGACAGTGACTCTATAGGTAATACCTGGTCAATCTGCGCCCATATCCGAAGATCAGATCGACTGAGTCCCTACTATTGTCTGGGTAAAGGGAGAGGTTATAAAAAGCGGACGATGAATTGTGAACTATGACGTGAATCTAGACGCTTCACATTCCATTTGTCACCCATTGCTCTGAATTGATGCCTCTTTGACCTGACCATTCGAATGCGCCTGAGAAGTGTGGTCAATTTAATCCCTGTTTCTCGAACTGTGGGGCATTATTCGTCGTTGTAGTTGCCTACCATACTCAAACTTTCGCATCTATTCCTGAAAATAAGGGTACTGAATTGAAGAGTCCATCAACATTTCAAGACAAGATCTTGTAATATATCTTTCTCTCTGCTCTTAACAATCGATCATCATACTAGTTCCCTGATAGTAGCTGTATCCTTCAATAAGAAGACGAGGTCGCGTGGCCCAATGGCAAGGCGTCTGACTACGAATCAGAAGATTCTGGGTTCGATCCCCAGCGTGATCATTTCTTTTTACCCCTCAGGGCACCTCTTGTTaggatttctttttcttttggtCACACCGATCGAGAGGTAGCGAATGTCACACACGCGTCTTGTCCAGCTTGAAATCTTTGTCATACTAATCAAATCGTATTCTTTTGAACTAGCTGTGCAATCAATCCTAACTACGCACATGCTTGgctagtaataataaataaacaaCGCTATGCTTTCATCATGCCTCTATCTTCTACCACATACACAACACCCCAGTGATCACTCCAAAAATGACGGCAGAGATGGCATTCCCTGGTAGACTTCTCGCCGCCGCGCTGTCTTCATCCGAGCTCTTAGCGTCTCCAGCCTCTGTGGGTTTGGCGATGGACAGTCCCGCGTTGGTGGACCTGGGATCACCAATAGCTGTTGCGGTGGCAGTTCCACTGCTAATAACGGTCATGGAAACAGTCTTGATTTCCGATGGGGCTGATGTTGGGTCACCCATCTCGGTGCCTTCGTACTGGTCAAA
This Fusarium poae strain DAOMC 252244 chromosome 3, whole genome shotgun sequence DNA region includes the following protein-coding sequences:
- a CDS encoding hypothetical protein (SECRETED:SignalP(1-38)~TransMembrane:7 (n23-32c38/39o124-143i155-175o204-222i234-254o274-295i315-335o355-374i)), with the protein product MTVGWCHGGITASSAMILARRRCTLVLCLVLLPRFAEATQSVSPAGHLGNFNSQCVSSCFDQVLNNDVRYRQNSTALCHHKRYLDKLESCVKRDCEVGDNLRYHLMMEQDCGLPVLDRRRETSIIGAVMMALAIAFFGMRVVSKIIGFVPYGHDDSLIIAAFLFLMAFETIYYLISWKGVGLNIWHVDDEDIISCYKFVLAAEYMYAISLTFTKLSILAFFLRVFPDQKFRGMVHGTVAFILLMSLVYLVIFMLQRVPMRTFWEGWKEKDPGGVLLNSNAIGMSHGGLNVALDVWMIILPMTQLWKIGIKPKKKLGIISMFGVGAFLTVVSTVRVPNVTKFAKTVNVTADTVDTMIWTMLEANVGMIVACMPGTRQFVRDMISRWKKERSSDENNKGGVFIDRSLATIVMTRQQSAIETDNSFSSSIVNSNL